Proteins encoded by one window of Blautia faecicola:
- a CDS encoding rolling circle replication-associated protein yields MSKTKECFAYNTKIIETPTTKEVYIYENPIFIHSKEKVDLTDTSNQKKFDEMSAHKQYDSLKRKQKHYEQARWDIARIVDCNFDNKTKFVTLTFKENIQEILITNREFKYFIQRLNYYLYHTKTQLLKYLATWEKQKRGAIHYHVIFFDFPYIAKEKLQNLWSHGFIKINRIDVDSKENRGRYLSKYFGKDLDLKEHKKKAFFKSQNLKVPHETKVMLTEDILHDLQKENIVFQKEYTRQIYDTNAFLSTGSCLKDSRVIYIKIKKENPCVKGESYG; encoded by the coding sequence GTGAGCAAAACAAAAGAGTGTTTTGCATACAATACGAAAATCATTGAAACTCCTACTACAAAAGAAGTATATATTTACGAAAACCCTATTTTTATTCACTCGAAAGAAAAGGTAGATTTAACAGACACAAGTAACCAAAAAAAATTTGATGAAATGTCAGCTCATAAGCAATATGACAGTTTAAAACGCAAGCAGAAGCATTACGAACAGGCTCGTTGGGATATTGCCCGTATTGTTGACTGCAACTTTGATAACAAAACAAAATTTGTAACGCTGACATTTAAAGAAAACATTCAGGAAATCCTGATAACTAACCGAGAATTTAAGTATTTTATCCAGCGATTAAATTATTATTTGTACCATACCAAAACCCAGTTATTAAAATACCTTGCAACGTGGGAGAAACAGAAGCGTGGAGCAATCCATTATCATGTTATTTTCTTTGATTTTCCGTATATAGCAAAAGAAAAATTACAGAATTTATGGTCACATGGATTTATTAAAATCAATCGCATTGATGTAGACAGCAAAGAAAACAGAGGTCGTTATCTTAGCAAGTATTTTGGAAAAGACCTTGATTTGAAAGAACATAAGAAAAAAGCCTTTTTTAAATCTCAAAATCTGAAAGTTCCACACGAAACAAAAGTCATGCTGACCGAAGACATTTTACATGACTTACAAAAAGAAAATATCGTCTTTCAGAAAGAATACACAAGGCAAATTTACGATACCAACGCTTTCTTATCTACTGGTTCATGCTTAAAGGACAGCCGTGTTATCTACATCAAAATAAAAAAAGAAAATCCTTGCGTAAAGGGGGAATCTTATGGATAA
- a CDS encoding tyrosine-type recombinase/integrase: MDNPVTFSDITLLNTLATCANMTTDEVFKDFKIMANKKILENHKYEIYYSESEKSWRTYLPDETKPNKRRPVKRKSKENLEKEIIRFYIEKQKAENCQNITLEELYAEWLLYKRDYTSVKAKTIQEYVSEWNRFFKDTELVKMKIGEIKPITLIRFFREATKDRQFTHKRVSNARSVLNGIMSYAIEEEIISHNPVSDVNFKQFTYKPLEVQSDNVFSRDDTHKLLNYLRCIIEPYSLAIQLSFYLFIRVGETKAIRWEDIDYNNRLVYLHRQATCERTLNDDLTFSSRKVKVVNQMKGNTSHGFRKQFLTDEALKILHKAKELNPNGIYVFEPNGEIMTTDSFNRRLKKYCKEAGVPYHSSHKIRFYNASTAFDGNNLTTLSYLMGHSETATTLHYLRNVNKRKNDRLAFQNLGISS, translated from the coding sequence ATGGATAATCCCGTTACGTTCTCAGATATAACATTATTGAATACGTTAGCCACCTGTGCTAACATGACCACAGATGAAGTCTTCAAAGATTTTAAAATTATGGCAAATAAAAAAATCTTGGAGAATCACAAATATGAAATTTATTACTCAGAATCAGAAAAAAGCTGGCGTACTTATTTACCCGATGAAACCAAACCTAACAAACGCCGTCCTGTTAAGAGGAAGAGTAAAGAGAACCTTGAAAAAGAAATCATCAGATTTTATATTGAAAAGCAGAAAGCTGAAAACTGTCAGAATATCACACTGGAAGAATTATATGCTGAATGGCTTTTGTATAAAAGAGATTATACTTCCGTAAAAGCAAAAACAATTCAAGAATATGTATCTGAATGGAATAGATTTTTCAAAGATACAGAACTTGTTAAAATGAAGATAGGCGAAATCAAACCAATCACGCTTATCCGCTTTTTCAGAGAAGCTACAAAAGACCGACAGTTCACGCACAAGCGAGTCAGTAATGCCCGTTCTGTTTTGAATGGAATAATGAGTTATGCGATCGAAGAAGAAATTATATCACATAATCCTGTCTCTGATGTGAATTTCAAACAGTTTACCTATAAGCCATTAGAAGTACAAAGTGACAATGTATTTTCCCGTGATGATACGCATAAGTTATTAAATTATCTTCGGTGTATCATAGAGCCATATTCTCTTGCAATACAGTTATCTTTCTATCTGTTTATCCGTGTTGGAGAAACAAAAGCTATCCGTTGGGAAGATATTGACTACAATAACAGGCTTGTATATCTTCACAGACAGGCGACCTGTGAACGTACATTGAATGATGATTTAACATTCTCAAGCCGAAAAGTAAAAGTAGTAAATCAAATGAAAGGAAATACTTCTCATGGATTCCGTAAACAGTTCCTTACAGACGAAGCACTTAAAATTCTTCACAAAGCAAAGGAATTAAATCCAAATGGAATATATGTCTTTGAACCCAACGGCGAGATTATGACAACAGACAGCTTTAATCGCCGTTTGAAGAAATATTGCAAAGAAGCCGGTGTTCCTTATCATTCCAGTCATAAAATCCGCTTTTACAATGCTTCAACAGCTTTTGACGGAAATAATCTTACAACCCTTAGTTATTTAATGGGACATAGTGAGACAGCTACAACATTGCATTACTTGCGGAATGTCAATAAGAGGAAGAATGACAGGCTTGCTTTTCAGAATCTTGGTATTTCATCATAA